One genomic segment of Deltaproteobacteria bacterium includes these proteins:
- a CDS encoding monooxygenase: MSEENKIKARDTVGLVLMGSEESDVAVEMLREEQPNLRITKTNCYWMIEGEGKIEVDVAAVGERLGRDLDMSTFLVVMTSYYGRAQVTDNTFGVYSEMLQLEESSQ, translated from the coding sequence ATGAGCGAAGAAAACAAGATCAAAGCCCGTGACACTGTCGGTCTCGTGCTGATGGGAAGTGAAGAGTCCGACGTTGCCGTGGAGATGTTACGTGAGGAGCAGCCCAACCTTCGTATCACCAAAACTAACTGTTACTGGATGATCGAAGGCGAGGGAAAAATAGAAGTAGATGTCGCGGCAGTTGGGGAACGGCTCGGACGTGACCTCGACATGTCGACGTTTCTGGTCGTGATGACCAGCTACTACGGTCGCGCGCAGGTGACAGACAATACGTTTGGAGTATACTCGGAGATGTTGCAACTTGAAGAAAGTAGTCAGTAG
- a CDS encoding LLM class flavin-dependent oxidoreductase has product MRFSLLTLGDNYEHLRSHEQFYQEVIEEGQYAEELGFYSFWVGEHHFQASQRVFPSPQMVLTAIAQRTKRIRLGTGVIVLPVNDPLRIAEDIAVLDLMSHGRACFGVGRGYQPHEFAGFNIAAETTKERLWECLEIIRLAWTQEQFSYHGKFYHYDDIALLPKPLQKPMPPIWVAAASPGSAEEAARRGYAFSAVPFASGPSPEEVGGQLARYRQAYAAAGHGEPPDDIPHVFWSHVTESTEQALREAEAGMKKKLGGSTKVWVKPGVSGYETFAKVGQFLATATIEQIDTMAIFGDPQRCIERIRHYQAVGVNHIMVMFDWGGMPQEKVFHSMELFAKHVMPHFSEGQVSQLATVRVNDRPNTQVVS; this is encoded by the coding sequence ATGCGTTTTTCACTCCTCACCCTCGGAGATAACTACGAACACTTGCGTTCTCACGAGCAGTTCTATCAAGAAGTCATCGAAGAAGGCCAGTATGCTGAAGAACTCGGCTTCTACAGCTTCTGGGTTGGCGAGCATCACTTTCAGGCGAGCCAGCGTGTGTTTCCCTCGCCGCAAATGGTGCTGACAGCCATTGCACAGCGCACCAAGCGGATTCGCTTAGGGACTGGAGTTATTGTCTTACCGGTCAATGATCCTCTTCGTATCGCCGAAGATATTGCCGTGCTGGACCTCATGAGCCACGGACGTGCCTGCTTTGGTGTCGGGCGTGGCTACCAGCCGCATGAGTTCGCCGGATTCAACATTGCTGCGGAGACAACCAAGGAACGACTCTGGGAATGTCTAGAGATCATTCGTTTAGCCTGGACGCAGGAGCAATTTTCTTATCATGGTAAGTTTTATCATTATGATGATATTGCTCTTCTTCCCAAGCCATTGCAGAAACCTATGCCGCCGATTTGGGTTGCGGCTGCATCTCCGGGATCGGCTGAAGAAGCGGCGCGGCGAGGATATGCTTTTAGCGCCGTGCCGTTTGCCTCTGGCCCGTCTCCAGAAGAAGTCGGTGGACAACTTGCACGTTATCGCCAGGCGTATGCTGCTGCCGGACATGGTGAACCACCAGACGATATCCCGCATGTCTTTTGGTCGCATGTAACCGAGTCTACCGAACAAGCCTTGCGTGAAGCCGAAGCGGGGATGAAAAAGAAGCTTGGTGGCTCAACGAAAGTATGGGTCAAACCAGGAGTGAGTGGTTACGAAACGTTTGCCAAAGTCGGACAGTTTCTTGCCACTGCCACGATCGAGCAAATAGACACCATGGCGATTTTTGGTGATCCCCAGCGCTGTATAGAGCGTATCCGACACTACCAAGCTGTTGGCGTGAATCACATTATGGTTATGTTTGATTGGGGTGGCATGCCGCAAGAAAAAGTCTTTCACTCTATGGAACTCTTTGCCAAACACGTCATGCCTCATTTCTCCGAAGGGCAGGTAAGTCAGTTGGCTACAGTTCGCGTGAACGATCGACCCAACACGCAAGTGGTGTCGTAG
- a CDS encoding methane monooxygenase produces the protein MKPHESGAFSGNRQFSYFKPKGRHPSEYEDLTIHTQPDPRHYAFQGWLNRFADGRGAWNEDSTALKCTNWWEFQDPSKQWQRTYVAGQAEQERSLDRIVEAAKSEGLFADFDETWVKTIIGRYYAAYACLEYGLFRCFSYAQREALSATAGNACIFNAADKIRHAQDIALYGMDLTDAVPGFSDADAKIVWLEDPVYQGARKLVEGLMAAKDWGEVIIGINLALEPLFGVLARTHFFSRFAPRNGDAISPAVLATVENDWQRNLKWTKEFVHVMLRDPEHGAGNKKVIEGWLAKWLPYTREAVHAFAPLFEKPTTKPLTFAQAHERVEGQYAALLKDVGISA, from the coding sequence ATGAAGCCACACGAGTCAGGAGCTTTTTCAGGTAATCGTCAGTTTTCCTACTTTAAGCCCAAAGGCCGCCATCCCAGTGAATATGAAGATTTGACCATCCACACGCAACCAGATCCACGTCACTACGCGTTTCAAGGTTGGCTGAATCGCTTTGCTGATGGACGCGGCGCGTGGAATGAAGATTCAACCGCTCTCAAATGTACCAACTGGTGGGAATTTCAGGACCCATCGAAACAGTGGCAGCGGACCTACGTTGCAGGCCAGGCTGAACAAGAACGTAGCCTCGACCGGATTGTCGAAGCCGCCAAGTCTGAGGGACTGTTTGCTGACTTCGATGAAACCTGGGTAAAGACTATTATCGGTAGATATTACGCAGCCTATGCGTGTCTCGAATATGGTCTCTTCCGCTGCTTCTCCTACGCGCAACGCGAGGCATTGTCTGCGACCGCTGGTAACGCCTGTATTTTTAATGCGGCAGACAAGATCCGCCATGCGCAAGATATTGCCCTCTATGGCATGGATTTGACTGATGCTGTCCCTGGCTTTTCCGATGCGGATGCGAAAATCGTGTGGCTCGAAGATCCGGTCTATCAAGGTGCGCGCAAACTGGTTGAAGGGTTGATGGCCGCGAAGGATTGGGGTGAGGTCATTATTGGTATTAACCTCGCGCTAGAGCCGCTGTTTGGGGTGTTGGCACGGACGCATTTCTTCTCGCGCTTTGCGCCACGGAATGGTGATGCGATATCACCCGCAGTGTTAGCGACGGTCGAAAACGACTGGCAACGTAATCTCAAATGGACCAAAGAATTCGTCCACGTGATGTTACGAGACCCCGAGCATGGGGCCGGGAATAAAAAAGTCATTGAAGGATGGCTGGCGAAATGGTTGCCATACACCCGCGAGGCGGTGCACGCGTTTGCCCCACTCTTTGAAAAGCCGACCACAAAGCCACTCACCTTTGCTCAAGCGCATGAGCGAGTTGAAGGGCAGTACGCGGCACTACTGAAGGATGTGGGTATATCTGCATGA
- a CDS encoding aromatic ring-hydroxylating dioxygenase subunit alpha, giving the protein MLPRLWKIGSGFIANTKRSTKTCTPMSADFNQRWHASYPELGTDPVPIEPLISPAYFALERDRIFRRVWLQVGRIEQLPEGGSYFVKDIPICQTSIVVVRGKDGQVRAFHNVCSHRSNKLLWGRRGSCQVMTCKFHGWSYGLDGKLSFVPDEENFFHFDKGRHGLTPVATEIWNGFIFIHLNPHPQETLREYLAEVADGLTGYPFAQLSTTRFSWRIDLRANWKIAQDAFQESYHLPFMHKQSLPDSYTSPKNPFCHYFGVKLWTHHRRSSSYGNPDHCPSPLEIVAQRFGSSVVNRTFAMEDLPPGVNPERRREWALDTFMVFPNFNIFVLNGTYLTHQFWPIAPDRTLWEVSTYFPAAQTAGQRFSQEYGKVLLRDVLLEDASTLEATQSVLASGAKTHYVLQEQEILVRHAHKVVEDWVGFYRERENRQ; this is encoded by the coding sequence ATGCTGCCAAGGCTGTGGAAGATTGGGTCGGGTTTTATCGCCAACACGAAGCGCAGCACTAAAACATGTACGCCTATGAGCGCTGACTTCAACCAACGCTGGCATGCGTCATATCCAGAGCTGGGCACTGATCCGGTACCGATCGAGCCGCTTATCTCGCCTGCATATTTTGCGCTTGAGCGCGACCGTATCTTTCGTCGTGTCTGGCTCCAAGTCGGGCGCATTGAGCAACTGCCCGAGGGCGGATCGTACTTCGTCAAAGACATTCCCATCTGTCAGACCTCGATTGTTGTCGTTCGGGGAAAAGACGGGCAGGTCCGCGCGTTCCACAACGTCTGTTCTCACCGTAGTAACAAGCTGTTGTGGGGTCGTCGCGGGTCGTGCCAGGTCATGACCTGCAAGTTTCACGGCTGGAGTTATGGATTGGATGGGAAGTTGAGTTTTGTTCCTGACGAGGAGAACTTTTTTCACTTTGACAAAGGTCGCCACGGATTGACTCCGGTTGCGACCGAGATCTGGAACGGCTTCATTTTCATTCACCTGAACCCGCACCCGCAAGAAACCTTGCGTGAGTATCTCGCAGAAGTCGCCGATGGGCTCACAGGGTACCCGTTTGCGCAATTGTCGACGACACGATTTTCCTGGCGTATCGATCTCCGGGCGAACTGGAAAATCGCGCAAGACGCGTTTCAAGAGTCGTATCACCTCCCGTTCATGCACAAGCAATCGTTGCCAGATTCGTACACCAGCCCCAAAAATCCTTTTTGTCATTACTTTGGCGTCAAGCTGTGGACCCACCATCGTCGCTCTTCATCGTATGGCAACCCAGATCATTGTCCCTCACCGCTAGAGATCGTGGCGCAACGCTTCGGCAGTTCGGTGGTCAACCGCACCTTCGCCATGGAGGACTTACCACCGGGGGTTAATCCGGAACGTCGACGTGAATGGGCACTCGATACGTTTATGGTGTTTCCCAACTTCAATATTTTTGTATTGAACGGAACCTATCTGACCCACCAATTTTGGCCGATTGCGCCGGACCGCACCTTGTGGGAGGTGTCCACCTACTTCCCGGCGGCGCAAACCGCAGGCCAGCGTTTTAGTCAGGAATATGGGAAAGTGCTGCTACGTGATGTGCTCTTAGAAGATGCGAGTACATTAGAAGCGACCCAGTCGGTGCTTGCCTCTGGCGCGAAGACTCACTACGTCCTGCAAGAACAAGAGATCCTCGTCAGGCATGCTCATAAGGTCGTGGAAGACTGGGTAGGCTTCTACCGCGAGCGAGAAAACCGACAGTGA